In Leucoraja erinacea ecotype New England chromosome 12, Leri_hhj_1, whole genome shotgun sequence, one DNA window encodes the following:
- the LOC129702255 gene encoding interleukin-13 receptor subunit alpha-2-like, with amino-acid sequence MGLNILAILLPALILWPSRTSAALTVDPPTDLQIIDPGHLGPLHIHWKAPLSLTSEKSCMVRYMLTYCDVDSTNCKRIITRQLKHTDGFNLNKGVIVKVRTLVKEHCDGSELKSDWMEMTYWPLIEGLADSKIKNLQCIVYNLEYMDCLWKNGANAPNDTDYRLYYWHEELEQVMKCNNYIKNQGHKVGCHFSNDSLIEFSDFNICINGTSRLGPVMPTYYTFQLQDHVKPAAPYEIKMTASKNGIYLEWKPPAGKIKPHCLEYEVNFSGKNTDWESKVLPEETTSTFLNITVKTKFCVHLRAAVNMYCADDSVWSEWSSTQCLRDYPAEEEHTIIKRNLFSELILLTALASISLTLLVGVLACWVRWKRSFSKKKVNMLLTEETKSINERNCLNC; translated from the exons ATGGGTCTGAATATTTTGGCTATTCTTCTTCCTGCTTTGATTTTGTGGCCAAGTCGGACATCAGCAGCACTGACAG ttgacCCACCTACGGACCTACAGATTATTGATCCTGGCCACTTGGGACCACTTCACATTCATTGGAAAGCTCCACTCAGTTTGACCAGTGAGAAATCATGTATGGTCCGATACATGTTGACCTACTGTGACGTGGATTCAACTAATTGTAAG CGTATAATCACCAGGCAACTGAAACACACTGATGGGTTTAACCTCAACAAGGGAGTAATTGTGAAGGTCCGGACACTTGTAAAAGAACATTGTGATGGATCTGAGCTGAAAAGTGACTGGATGGAGATGACGTACTGGCCACTCATAGAAG GGCTTGCAGACTCCAAAATCAAGAACTTGCAATGCATTGTTTACAACCTGGAATACATGGATTGCTTGTGGAAGAATGGAGCGAATGCTCCAAACGACACCGATTACAGACTCTATTATTG GCATGAAGAGCTGGAGCAAGTAATGAAATGCAATAATTACATAAAAAATCAGGGTCATAAAGTTGGCTGCCATTTTTCCAATGACAGTCTCATTGAGTTTTCTGATTTCAACATATGCATAAATGGCACCTCAAGACTGGGACCAGTGATGCCGACTTATTATACATTTCAACTTCAGGATCACG TTAAGCCAGCAGCTCcttatgaaattaaaatgactgcATCAAAAAATGGTATTTATCTAGAGTGGAAGCCTCCAGCTGGTAAAATAAAACCTCACTGCTTGGAATATGAAGTTAATTTCTCAGGAAAAAACACTGACTGGGAG TCTAAAGTACTTCCAGAAGAAACTACATCTACATTCCTGAATATAACTGTGAAAACAAAGTTCTGCGTCCATTTAAGAGCAGCTGTCAACATGTATTGTGCTGATGATAGCGTTTGGAGTGAGTGGAGCTCTACACAGTGCTTGAGAG ACTATCCAGCAGAAGAAGAGCATACCATTATCAAACGTAACTTGTTCAGCGAGCTGATTTTACTCACAGCTTTGGCatcaatctcattgacattactTGTGGGTGTTCTTGCCTGCTGGGTCAGATGGAAACG ATCATTTTCAAAGAAAAAGGTTAACATGTTACTCACTGAAGAAACCAAAAGCATCAATGAAAGAAACTGCCTTAACTGTTGA